CGCGGCGGGCAGATCAGCGTCATCGAAGACCACGAACGGCGCCTTTCCGCCCAGTTCGAGGTGCAAGCGAGTGCCGTTGGCGGCGGCGAGGCCGGCGATGTGCCTGCCGACGGCGGTGGAACCGGTGAAGGACATCATCGAGATCGACCGGCTGGTGACCAGCGCTTCGCCGGTGACCGCGCCGGGCCCGTTGACGACGTTCACGACGCCGTCCGGCACGCCGGCGCGGGAGCAGGCCTCCGCGAGCATCAGCGTGGTGATCGGCGTGATCTCGGACGGCTTCAAGACGATGGTGTTGCCGGCCGCGATCGCCGGCAGCACTTTCCAGACCGCCATTTGCAGCGGATAGTTCCACGGCGCGATCGAGCCGACCACCCCGATCGCCTCACGCCGGATCGACGAGGTGTGTTCCGGCGAGTACTCCGCGGAGGCGCTGCCTTCCAGCAGCCGCGCGGCGCCGGCGAAGAAGGCGACGTTGTCCAGCGAACCGGGGACGTCGAACTGCCGGGACAACCGGATCGGCTTGCCGGCCTGGGCGGTCTCGACCTCCGCGAGTTCGCCGGCCAGAGATTCAAGCTCGGCCGCCAGCTTCAGCAGGACTCCGGACCGCTCCCCCGGCGTTGTCGTGGACCACTCGGGGAAGGCCGCGGATGCCGCGGCGATGGCGGCTTCGACCTCGGCCGGGCTGTCCGCGGTGAACGTCCAGATCTCGTCGCCGGTCGCGGGATCCACCACTCGGCATTCGGGTCCGCGGCCATCGCCGGAACCGCCGTCGAGGTAGTGGGAACCGGCTGGCTTGAACGTCACGTGATCGACCTCTCGGTGCACGCCCACGCGTCGCCGACGCGGAGAGGATGGTCTCCGCGCCGGCGACATCCGGGCTACTTCGCCTTGATTTCGAGGATGTACGGAGTGTGGTCGGTCGAGTAGGTGTTGAACGTCGGCCAGGTGAAGGCATCCGAGATGGCCAAGTGGTTGTCGCCGGCGTAAAGCGGCACCACGGGCACGTCGTCACCGACGATCTTCAGCAGCTGCGAGTAGACGGAGAACCGGGTGGCGGGGTCCGCCGTGCTCGCGCCCTGCTTGATGAGATCGTCCACCTTCGCGTTCTTGTAGTCGGAGAAGTTGTTCAGGCCGATCGCCGCCGAGTCGCTGTGCAGGGCCTGCTGGGGCATCGCGCCCGGATCCGGGGTGCTGTTGTTGAAGAACGTGTACTGGATGGGCACCGTGGTATGCGGCTGGGACATGGTCTTGGTGTATTCGGCCACCGAGTCGACCTTGACCTTCAGCTTGATGCCGATCTTCGCCAGCTGACCGGCGATCGCCTGGGAAGTGGTGACGAAGCTGCCGTAATTGTAGGTTTCGAGCGTCGCCTCGAAGCCCTGCGGATGCGCCGACTGCGCCAGTTCCTGCTTTGCCTTGCCGAGATCGGACTTGTACGACGGAAGGGCAGCGATCAGCGCGTCGACGTCCGATTTGGACGCGATCGACTGCAGCTGGGCCGGCGGGATGATCGTGTAGTCCGGCGCCGCGCCACCACCGGCGACCTTGATGATCTCCTCGCGGTTGAGCGCGTAGGCGACGGCTCGGCGCACATGCACGTCATTCCAGGGGGCGACCTGCACGTTCATGGTGAACATGCCCTGCTTGGTACCGGGCGCGGACACCAGCTTCGTGTCGGCCGACGACTCGAACCCCCGCGCGTAGGCGGGGAAGGCCACGTCGACCTGTCCCGCGCGGAACGCCAGCGCCTCGCTGGTCTCGTCGGCGAACATCGTCAGGGAGACCGTGGGGATCGAGACCTTGCCGCCCCAGTAGCCGGAATTCGCGGTGAACTCGGCGCCCGTGGTGGGATCAAGGCTCTTCAGCACGTACGGTCCGGTGCCGATCACCCCCACGCCCGGCTTGCCGAAGTCTGCCGGGTGCTCCTGCTGGTGCTTCTTCTGG
This Amycolatopsis sulphurea DNA region includes the following protein-coding sequences:
- a CDS encoding gamma-aminobutyraldehyde dehydrogenase — translated: MTFKPAGSHYLDGGSGDGRGPECRVVDPATGDEIWTFTADSPAEVEAAIAAASAAFPEWSTTTPGERSGVLLKLAAELESLAGELAEVETAQAGKPIRLSRQFDVPGSLDNVAFFAGAARLLEGSASAEYSPEHTSSIRREAIGVVGSIAPWNYPLQMAVWKVLPAIAAGNTIVLKPSEITPITTLMLAEACSRAGVPDGVVNVVNGPGAVTGEALVTSRSISMMSFTGSTAVGRHIAGLAAANGTRLHLELGGKAPFVVFDDADLPAAIRGAVAAALINSGQDCTAATRAYVHRSLFTEFVDGVAALMSQVRLGDTSDEDTHQGPLVSWRQRDRVAAMVERARNDGARIVVGGGAPGGELSRGAYYAPTLIVDADQRSEIVQEEVFGPVLTALPFDDDTEAIRFANDVRFGLAASAWTRDVFRAQNASRLIKAGTVWINDHIPIISEMPHGGMKGSGYGKDMSAYALDDYTQLKHVMSDITGAVRKPWHDTVLQGCEGVLHGL
- a CDS encoding ABC transporter substrate-binding protein, giving the protein MSAAPLVAMAAAFSLLASACAGGGAAGGGTDHLRVGIVGADLSNVDPAGGFALQVDSYVLEFLMKLSPQGKVEPNLAESVDRPDPATYVYHLRHGVKFSDGTEMTSADVANSLDYARNPKFPDSSKYSAVKSVEARDQYTVAVTLKEPDVSWEYTSATAGYIFQKKHQQEHPADFGKPGVGVIGTGPYVLKSLDPTTGAEFTANSGYWGGKVSIPTVSLTMFADETSEALAFRAGQVDVAFPAYARGFESSADTKLVSAPGTKQGMFTMNVQVAPWNDVHVRRAVAYALNREEIIKVAGGGAAPDYTIIPPAQLQSIASKSDVDALIAALPSYKSDLGKAKQELAQSAHPQGFEATLETYNYGSFVTTSQAIAGQLAKIGIKLKVKVDSVAEYTKTMSQPHTTVPIQYTFFNNSTPDPGAMPQQALHSDSAAIGLNNFSDYKNAKVDDLIKQGASTADPATRFSVYSQLLKIVGDDVPVVPLYAGDNHLAISDAFTWPTFNTYSTDHTPYILEIKAK